One segment of Corynebacterium atrinae DNA contains the following:
- the argF gene encoding ornithine carbamoyltransferase, with the protein MTQPTVRHFLADDDLTPAEQAQVLTLAAELKKAPLSKRPLEGPLSVAVLFDKTSTRTRFSFDAGIAHLGGHPIVVDASQSQMGKGETLQDTAAVLSRYVEAIVWRTFDHEGFHAMAETSTVPIINSLSDDLHPCQILADLQTCVENLSPEEGPAGLRGKKAVYLGDGDNNMANSYMLGFATAGMDISIVAPEGFHPAERFVERASQRAAETGATVTVTSDLAEVEGADVVITDTWVSMGQENDGKDRRTPFLPYQVTEGIMGQAKDGAIFLHCLPAYRGNEVTAEVIDGPASRVFDEAENRLHAQKALLVWLLENQPNPR; encoded by the coding sequence ATGACGCAACCCACTGTCCGGCACTTCCTCGCCGACGATGACCTGACCCCGGCTGAGCAGGCCCAGGTACTCACCCTTGCCGCTGAGTTGAAGAAGGCGCCGCTGTCCAAGCGTCCGCTTGAAGGTCCGCTGTCCGTGGCCGTCCTCTTCGATAAGACCTCCACGCGCACGCGTTTCTCCTTCGACGCTGGCATCGCTCACCTCGGCGGACACCCCATCGTCGTCGATGCGAGCCAGTCCCAAATGGGCAAGGGTGAAACCCTGCAGGACACTGCGGCGGTGCTGTCCCGCTACGTCGAGGCCATTGTGTGGCGGACCTTCGACCACGAGGGCTTCCACGCCATGGCCGAAACATCGACGGTGCCGATCATCAATTCCCTCTCCGATGACCTGCACCCGTGCCAGATCCTCGCGGACCTGCAGACGTGCGTGGAAAACCTCAGCCCCGAGGAGGGCCCGGCCGGTCTGCGCGGCAAGAAGGCCGTCTACCTCGGCGACGGCGACAACAACATGGCCAACTCCTACATGCTTGGATTCGCTACCGCGGGCATGGACATCTCGATCGTGGCGCCCGAAGGCTTCCACCCAGCTGAGCGCTTCGTCGAGCGGGCGAGTCAGCGAGCAGCGGAGACCGGAGCAACCGTCACCGTGACCTCTGACCTCGCCGAAGTCGAAGGCGCGGATGTCGTCATCACCGACACCTGGGTGTCCATGGGCCAAGAAAACGATGGCAAGGATCGCCGGACCCCCTTCCTGCCATATCAGGTCACCGAGGGGATCATGGGCCAGGCCAAAGATGGTGCGATCTTCCTGCACTGCCTCCCGGCCTACCGCGGCAACGAAGTGACCGCCGAGGTTATCGACGGCCCCGCCTCCCGCGTTTTCGACGAGGCGGAAAACCGCCTGCACGCGCAGAAGGCTCTGCTGGTGTGGTTGCTCGAGAATCAGCCGAATCCGCGATGA
- a CDS encoding arginine repressor, which produces MSVPATRTARQAKILDILEKTRVSSQVQLSELLLDEGFDITQATLSRDLDELGAKKVRPDDGRAYYTVGAVEQALAESLSGPREKLRRMLDELVVAVDSSGNTAVLRTPPGAAQYLASFIDRVSLDEVVGTIAGDDTIFVLAREPMTGHELGELLTSR; this is translated from the coding sequence ATGAGTGTTCCGGCAACCCGCACTGCGAGGCAGGCGAAAATCCTCGACATCCTCGAGAAAACCCGGGTGTCCAGTCAGGTGCAACTGTCCGAACTGCTCCTCGACGAAGGCTTCGACATCACTCAGGCCACGCTGTCGCGGGACCTGGATGAACTCGGTGCCAAGAAGGTTCGCCCCGATGACGGGCGCGCCTATTACACGGTCGGCGCCGTCGAGCAAGCCTTGGCGGAGTCGCTGTCCGGGCCGAGGGAGAAGCTGCGAAGGATGCTCGATGAGCTCGTCGTCGCTGTCGATTCCTCCGGTAACACGGCGGTGTTGCGCACTCCGCCGGGCGCCGCGCAGTACCTGGCCAGCTTTATCGACCGGGTCTCCCTCGACGAGGTGGTGGGCACCATTGCCGGCGATGACACCATTTTTGTTCTCGCCCGGGAACCCATGACTGGGCACGAGCTGGGGGAGCTGCTCACCTCGCGGTGA